The proteins below come from a single Cervus elaphus chromosome 4, mCerEla1.1, whole genome shotgun sequence genomic window:
- the CEBPG gene encoding CCAAT/enhancer-binding protein gamma: MSKVSQQNSTPGVNGISVIHTQAHASGLQQVPQLVPAGPGGGGKAVPPSKQSKKSSPMDRNSDEYRQRRERNNMAVKKSRLKSKQKAQDTLQRVNQLKEENERLEAKIKLLTKELSVLKDLFLEHAHNLADNVQPSSTENTSSPGKAGQ; encoded by the coding sequence ATGAGCAAGGTATCGCAGCAGAACAGCACCCCGGGCGTGAACGGAATAAGTGTCATCCATACTCAGGCTCATGCCAGCGGCTTACAGCAGGTTCCTCAACTGGTGCCCGCCGGCCCTGGGGGCGGAGGCAAAGCCGTGCCTCCCAGCAAGCAGAGCAAGAAGAGCTCACCCATGGATCGCAACAGTGACGAGTATCGTCAGCGCCGGGAGAGGAACAACATGGCTGTGAAAAAGAGCCGGTTGAAAAGCAAGCAGAAAGCGCAGGATACGCTGCAGAGAGTCAATCAGCTCAAGGAAGAGAATGAACGGTTGGAAGCAAAAATTAAATTGCTGACTAAGGAATTAAGTGTACTGAAAGACTTGTTCCTTGAGCACGCACACAACCTCGCAGACAACGTGCAACCCAGTAGCACTGAGAACACGAGCAGCCCTGGTAAGGCAGGGCAGTAG